A portion of the Bifidobacterium lemurum genome contains these proteins:
- a CDS encoding response regulator: MCTESLTVGIVDNDPLVSQALVSMFDDQPSPLHVLWNVRNGHDALALCEYTTTQPNVVLTDLRMPGMDGKQLATHITRKYPQITVIGITAFPVENTDEELREAGIHAVLFKEAAIQDYVHTIGHTTGKTSLITWQQQSLAFQRLLLTDTEISVLREYLKGRTTIAVAYTMHMSEGTVKTHMNNAYKKLGVHSRAEAIRVCVREHIV, translated from the coding sequence ATGTGCACCGAATCGTTAACCGTAGGTATTGTGGACAATGACCCACTGGTCTCTCAGGCGCTTGTATCGATGTTCGACGATCAACCCTCACCGCTGCACGTATTATGGAATGTTCGCAATGGTCACGATGCGCTGGCCTTGTGCGAGTACACCACCACACAGCCGAACGTCGTGCTCACGGATCTACGAATGCCTGGAATGGACGGCAAACAGCTGGCGACGCACATCACCCGAAAGTACCCGCAGATCACCGTCATCGGTATCACAGCCTTCCCCGTCGAGAACACCGATGAGGAATTGCGCGAGGCAGGGATACATGCCGTGTTATTCAAAGAGGCGGCCATACAAGACTATGTGCATACCATCGGACACACCACCGGCAAAACCTCGCTCATCACTTGGCAACAGCAATCATTGGCATTCCAACGGCTACTGCTTACCGACACGGAAATCTCAGTATTGAGGGAATATCTGAAAGGCCGGACCACCATCGCAGTAGCGTATACCATGCATATGAGCGAGGGAACCGTAAAAACGCATATGAATAACGCTTACAAAAAGCTCGGCGTACATAGCCGAGCCGAAGCGATACGCGTGTGCGTGCGCGAACATATCGTGTAG
- a CDS encoding sensor histidine kinase, giving the protein MQWWQIALPALAAVAVLAVAVALAYMRGRDAGERDARSRYAGGGAAGLIRPIGSTGAGSSQNADASLFGGDLPVRAAEEGFIQVMTDAVIIADAHGFVHYASADAMPLGLVEASRLVSPEVGDILAQVVSDGETREREVRMPIDHAAVESAEPSSGRGVKAGQSAPSHTRYLNVRVGAIAPARYAILLSDMSEQRRFEAMRRDFVTNVSHELKTPAGAIALLAETIADAADDPDAVRYFSGRISKESERLTELVHRLIDLQKAQDDTALPTAQRLSVLAVAREAIAENRVQAAAKHIDVRLSCAGKPVSTDAGIAGEDLRSAEPTGAAEPTDGAELADIARDSTDLAQGMAAPDASQDVLVNADEESLTTAVKNLIENAIRYSPEHTTVNVAVSEQGGTATIRVIDQGIGIPQASLGRIFERFYRVDPARSRATGGTGLGLAIVKHCVQDCGGTITVWSREGEGSTFTIELPSAEAAGSQDTQERAK; this is encoded by the coding sequence ATGCAATGGTGGCAGATCGCATTGCCGGCGCTGGCCGCCGTGGCCGTATTGGCGGTGGCGGTCGCGCTCGCCTATATGCGCGGTCGTGACGCGGGCGAACGCGACGCCCGCTCCCGATACGCCGGCGGGGGAGCGGCCGGCTTGATTAGGCCGATTGGCTCGACCGGTGCCGGCTCGTCGCAGAACGCCGACGCATCGCTGTTTGGGGGCGACCTGCCCGTGCGCGCCGCCGAAGAGGGCTTCATCCAGGTGATGACGGACGCCGTGATCATCGCGGACGCCCACGGCTTCGTCCACTACGCCAGCGCCGACGCGATGCCGCTCGGCCTGGTCGAGGCGTCCCGTCTCGTCTCGCCGGAGGTGGGGGATATCCTCGCCCAAGTCGTGAGCGACGGCGAAACCCGCGAACGCGAGGTGCGCATGCCCATCGACCATGCCGCCGTCGAATCCGCCGAACCCAGCAGCGGACGCGGCGTGAAGGCCGGACAATCCGCCCCCTCGCATACGCGCTATCTCAACGTGCGCGTGGGTGCGATCGCCCCCGCGCGCTATGCGATTCTCTTAAGTGACATGAGCGAACAGCGGCGCTTCGAGGCGATGCGCCGCGACTTCGTCACCAACGTCTCCCACGAGCTGAAAACCCCGGCGGGCGCGATCGCCCTGCTCGCCGAAACCATCGCCGACGCGGCCGACGATCCGGACGCCGTGCGCTACTTCTCCGGCCGTATCTCCAAGGAATCCGAACGGCTCACCGAACTGGTGCACCGACTGATCGACCTGCAGAAAGCGCAGGACGACACCGCCCTGCCCACCGCCCAACGGTTGTCGGTGCTCGCCGTGGCTCGCGAGGCCATCGCCGAGAACCGCGTGCAGGCCGCCGCCAAGCATATCGACGTGCGGCTCTCCTGCGCGGGCAAGCCGGTGTCCACGGACGCTGGAATCGCCGGCGAAGACCTACGGAGCGCGGAACCCACAGGTGCCGCGGAACCCACGGATGGCGCGGAACTCGCAGATATCGCGCGCGATTCCACGGACCTCGCGCAAGGCATGGCGGCTCCCGACGCGTCGCAGGACGTGCTGGTGAACGCGGACGAGGAATCCCTCACCACCGCGGTCAAGAACCTCATCGAAAACGCGATTCGCTACTCGCCCGAACACACCACCGTCAACGTGGCGGTCAGCGAACAAGGCGGCACGGCGACCATCCGCGTCATCGACCAGGGCATCGGCATCCCGCAGGCCTCGCTCGGCCGCATCTTCGAACGCTTCTACCGCGTGGACCCGGCGCGCTCGCGGGCCACCGGCGGCACCGGACTGGGCCTGGCGATCGTCAAGCATTGCGTTCAGGACTGCGGCGGCACCATCACCGTGTGGTCGCGCGAAGGCGAGGGCTCCACATTCACCATCGAACTGCCGTCAGCCGAGGCGGCGGGCAGTCAAGACACTCAAGAAAGGGCGAAATGA
- a CDS encoding response regulator transcription factor, with protein MTRILIVEDEESYREPLVYQLTREGYDVSAAASGEEGLELFTQGGVDLVLLDLMLPGIDGTSLCRRIREQSRVPIIMLTAKSAEIDKVVGLEIGADDYVTKPYSFRELLARIRAVLRRNQDVAQASGGADADLPLVCGDIAMQVGQHEVTVRGENVFFPLKEFELLEYLMQHKGRVLTRHQLIDRIWGSDYVGDTKTLDVHVKRVRAKIEEDPAHPQYLTTVRGLGYKIDDCSSSVH; from the coding sequence ATGACACGCATTCTGATCGTCGAGGATGAGGAATCCTACCGCGAGCCGCTGGTCTACCAGCTCACCCGCGAGGGCTACGATGTCTCCGCCGCGGCCAGTGGCGAGGAGGGACTGGAGCTGTTCACTCAAGGAGGCGTCGACCTGGTGCTGCTCGACCTGATGCTGCCGGGCATCGACGGCACCTCGCTGTGCCGGCGCATCCGCGAGCAAAGCCGCGTGCCGATCATCATGCTCACCGCCAAAAGCGCGGAGATCGACAAGGTCGTCGGGCTGGAGATCGGGGCGGATGATTACGTGACCAAGCCGTACTCCTTCCGCGAGCTGCTCGCGCGCATCCGGGCCGTGCTGCGCCGCAACCAGGACGTCGCGCAAGCCTCGGGCGGCGCGGACGCCGACCTGCCGCTCGTGTGCGGCGACATCGCCATGCAGGTCGGGCAGCATGAGGTCACCGTGCGCGGCGAGAACGTGTTCTTCCCGCTCAAGGAGTTCGAACTGCTCGAATATCTGATGCAGCACAAGGGACGCGTGCTCACCCGGCACCAGCTCATCGACCGCATCTGGGGCTCGGACTATGTGGGCGACACTAAAACCCTCGACGTGCACGTCAAACGCGTGCGCGCCAAAATCGAGGAGGATCCCGCGCATCCGCAATATCTGACCACCGTGCGCGGTTTGGGATATAAGATTGATGATTGTTCATCTTCCGTTCACTGA
- the pstS gene encoding phosphate ABC transporter substrate-binding protein PstS, protein MRKNALVRSLAALSGIAMLASVAACGDNVAIDDGSNSGSSTLSGEFAGAGASSQQAAVDAWISGFTSAHSGVTVAYNPTGSGAGVSSFLTGAIAWAGSDKALSDDEVEQSKDAACADGTTAFDVPVYISPIAVVFNLKGVSDEGEHINMDASTIAKIFDGKITSWNDPAIADQNPDLDLPDTAITVVHRSDKSGTTQNFVSYFKDVAPDDWTYDLSENWPNEVGQGAKGTSGVISTVKQADGTIGYADFSQVGDLGTVAVKVGDQYTEISADAGSKVVEDSEIDETVTGENRVVVKLNHNTEADGAYPIVLVSYDIACPAYADASTAEFVKEWLTYVTSDEGQQAAQNAAGTAPLPSSLSEKVAASIEAIQTK, encoded by the coding sequence ATGCGTAAGAATGCTCTCGTGCGCTCCCTTGCCGCGCTGTCCGGCATCGCCATGCTCGCCTCCGTCGCCGCCTGCGGCGACAACGTCGCCATCGACGACGGCTCGAATTCCGGCTCCTCCACCCTGTCCGGCGAATTCGCCGGCGCCGGCGCCTCCTCCCAGCAGGCCGCCGTCGACGCGTGGATCTCCGGCTTCACCTCCGCCCACTCCGGCGTGACCGTCGCCTACAATCCGACCGGATCCGGCGCCGGCGTGAGCTCCTTCCTGACCGGCGCGATCGCCTGGGCCGGCTCCGACAAGGCCCTCTCCGACGACGAGGTCGAACAGTCCAAGGACGCGGCCTGCGCCGACGGCACCACCGCCTTCGACGTGCCCGTCTACATCTCCCCGATCGCCGTGGTGTTCAACTTGAAGGGCGTCTCCGACGAGGGCGAGCACATCAACATGGACGCCTCCACCATCGCCAAGATCTTCGACGGCAAGATCACCAGCTGGAACGATCCGGCCATCGCCGACCAGAACCCCGACCTCGACCTGCCCGACACCGCGATCACCGTGGTGCACCGCTCCGACAAGTCCGGCACCACGCAGAACTTCGTGAGCTACTTCAAGGACGTCGCGCCGGACGACTGGACCTACGACCTGTCCGAAAACTGGCCCAACGAGGTCGGTCAGGGCGCCAAGGGCACCTCCGGCGTGATCTCCACCGTCAAGCAGGCCGACGGCACCATCGGCTACGCCGACTTCTCCCAGGTGGGCGACCTCGGCACCGTGGCCGTCAAGGTGGGCGACCAGTACACCGAGATCTCCGCCGACGCCGGCTCCAAGGTGGTCGAGGATTCCGAGATCGACGAAACCGTCACCGGCGAGAACCGCGTGGTCGTCAAGCTCAACCACAACACCGAGGCCGACGGCGCCTACCCGATCGTGCTGGTCTCCTACGACATCGCCTGCCCGGCCTACGCCGACGCCTCCACCGCCGAATTCGTCAAGGAATGGCTCACCTACGTGACCTCCGACGAAGGCCAGCAGGCCGCGCAGAACGCCGCCGGCACCGCTCCGCTGCCGAGCAGCCTGAGCGAGAAGGTCGCCGCGTCCATCGAGGCCATTCAGACCAAGTAG
- the pstC gene encoding phosphate ABC transporter permease subunit PstC, giving the protein MSSQRTTAGQAAGGKTADKVFKGVAYACGILILAVLAAVFLFLFFRAWPLIGGDQQANSETIASFTGGKASNFWQYVGPLLFGTVLVSLLALVIAFFISIGIALFISHYAPKKLAAALSYVVDLLAAIPSVIYGLWGGLILVPAIYPFWNWVGTYLGWIPLFEGPAANPSRTVATVGVVLAVMILPIITSLSRDIFLQTPRLHEEAALALGATKWEMIKLAVLPFGKSGIVSASMLALGRALGETMAVLMILSPGLNYSIKLLQASQNQTIAANIAAQYPEANDLGVSTLIGTGLILFLITFVVNFIARKITEKASA; this is encoded by the coding sequence GTGAGTTCGCAACGCACAACGGCCGGACAGGCGGCCGGCGGCAAAACCGCGGATAAGGTGTTCAAAGGCGTGGCCTACGCCTGCGGCATCCTGATCCTCGCGGTGCTCGCCGCGGTGTTCCTGTTCCTGTTCTTCCGCGCCTGGCCTCTGATCGGCGGCGACCAGCAGGCCAACAGCGAGACCATCGCCAGCTTCACCGGCGGCAAGGCCTCCAATTTCTGGCAGTACGTCGGGCCCCTGCTGTTCGGCACGGTGCTCGTCTCCCTGCTGGCGCTGGTGATCGCATTCTTCATCTCCATCGGCATCGCGCTGTTCATCTCGCATTACGCGCCGAAGAAGCTCGCCGCCGCGTTGAGCTACGTGGTCGATCTGCTCGCCGCCATCCCTTCGGTGATCTACGGCCTGTGGGGCGGCCTGATTCTGGTGCCGGCCATCTACCCGTTCTGGAATTGGGTGGGCACCTACCTCGGTTGGATCCCGCTGTTCGAAGGCCCCGCCGCCAATCCGTCGCGCACCGTGGCCACCGTGGGCGTGGTGCTCGCCGTGATGATCCTGCCGATCATCACCTCGCTGTCTCGCGACATCTTCCTGCAGACCCCGCGCCTGCACGAGGAGGCCGCGCTGGCCCTGGGCGCCACCAAATGGGAGATGATCAAGCTCGCCGTGCTGCCGTTCGGCAAATCCGGCATCGTGTCCGCCTCCATGCTGGCGTTGGGCCGCGCGCTGGGCGAGACGATGGCCGTGCTGATGATCCTCTCGCCGGGACTCAACTACTCCATCAAACTGCTGCAGGCCTCGCAGAACCAGACGATCGCCGCGAACATCGCCGCGCAGTATCCCGAAGCCAACGATCTGGGCGTCTCCACGCTGATCGGAACCGGTCTGATCCTGTTCCTCATCACCTTCGTGGTCAACTTCATCGCCCGTAAGATCACCGAGAAAGCGAGTGCGTGA
- the pstA gene encoding phosphate ABC transporter permease PstA, translated as MSAAEKSPMSGAPVIDFDKFKPTRSSEQARKTKDIAMRVIIALAFVVALVPLVSVLWTTISNGVKRLNLNFLSYNMTNVIGGNQTPSGGYGGVQHAIIGTLEITAGAMLISIPIGLMCAVYLVEYSNRGKLAKVISLLVDVMSGIPSIVAGLFAFSMFTILLGPGTINGFEGSVALSLLMIPTVVKSCEEMLKIVPNDLREASYALGVTKQRTITKIVLRTALPGIVSGAILAIARVIGETAPLLMTAGYISSTNFNLFSGQMTTLPVYVYQEYSKLNANCPAGADATCVTTIPMERAWAAALVLIIIVLLLNLIGRVVAKIFAVKSER; from the coding sequence ATGAGTGCCGCCGAAAAATCCCCGATGAGCGGCGCGCCCGTCATCGACTTCGACAAATTCAAGCCCACCCGTTCCTCCGAGCAGGCGCGTAAGACCAAGGACATCGCCATGCGGGTCATCATCGCGCTGGCCTTCGTGGTGGCGCTCGTGCCGCTGGTCTCCGTGCTGTGGACCACCATCTCCAACGGCGTCAAGCGGCTCAACCTCAACTTCCTGAGCTACAACATGACCAACGTGATCGGCGGCAACCAGACCCCGTCCGGCGGCTACGGCGGCGTGCAGCACGCCATCATCGGCACGCTGGAGATCACCGCGGGCGCGATGCTCATCTCCATCCCCATCGGCCTGATGTGCGCCGTGTATCTGGTGGAGTATTCCAACCGGGGCAAGCTCGCCAAGGTGATCTCGCTGCTGGTCGACGTGATGAGCGGCATCCCCTCCATTGTGGCCGGCCTGTTCGCCTTCTCGATGTTCACGATTCTGCTCGGCCCCGGCACCATCAACGGTTTCGAGGGATCCGTGGCCCTGTCGCTGCTGATGATCCCCACCGTGGTCAAGTCCTGCGAGGAGATGCTCAAAATCGTGCCGAACGATCTGCGCGAGGCATCCTACGCGTTGGGCGTCACCAAGCAGCGCACCATCACCAAAATCGTGCTGCGCACCGCACTGCCGGGCATCGTCTCCGGCGCGATCCTCGCCATCGCGCGAGTGATCGGCGAGACCGCGCCGCTGCTGATGACCGCGGGCTACATCTCCTCGACGAACTTCAACCTGTTCTCCGGGCAGATGACCACCCTGCCGGTGTACGTCTACCAGGAGTATTCGAAGCTGAACGCCAACTGTCCGGCGGGCGCCGACGCCACCTGCGTGACCACCATCCCGATGGAGCGCGCCTGGGCCGCCGCCCTCGTGCTCATCATCATCGTGCTGCTGCTCAACCTGATCGGCCGCGTCGTGGCGAAGATCTTCGCCGTCAAGTCGGAACGCTAG
- the pstB gene encoding phosphate ABC transporter ATP-binding protein PstB, with protein sequence MGQRIDVIHENIYYGNFLAVEDVNINIEPNKVTAFIGPSGCGKSTVLRTLDRMHEIIPGARVEGEVLLEGKNLYAKDIDPVAVRRDVGMVFQRPNPFPTMSIRENVLAGVRLNNKRLAKSDADDLVEWALRGANLWEEVKDRLDNPGIGLSGGQQQRLCIARAVAVHPQVLLMDEPCSALDPISTLAVEDLINELKSDYTIVIVTHNMQQAARIADYTAFFNLKAVGQPGHLEYFADTTTMFNNPQNAEAERYISGRFG encoded by the coding sequence ATGGGACAACGCATTGACGTCATCCACGAGAACATCTACTACGGCAACTTCCTGGCCGTGGAGGACGTGAACATCAACATCGAGCCGAACAAGGTCACCGCGTTCATCGGCCCCTCCGGCTGCGGCAAGTCGACCGTGCTGCGCACGCTCGACCGCATGCACGAGATCATCCCCGGCGCCCGCGTCGAGGGCGAGGTGCTGCTCGAAGGCAAGAACCTGTACGCCAAGGACATCGACCCCGTGGCCGTGCGCCGCGACGTGGGCATGGTGTTCCAGCGTCCGAACCCGTTCCCCACCATGTCGATCCGCGAGAACGTGCTCGCCGGCGTGCGTCTGAACAACAAGCGCCTCGCCAAGTCCGACGCGGACGATCTGGTCGAGTGGGCCCTGCGCGGCGCGAACCTGTGGGAGGAGGTCAAGGACCGTCTCGACAATCCCGGCATCGGTCTGTCCGGCGGCCAGCAGCAGCGTCTGTGCATCGCCCGCGCCGTGGCCGTGCACCCGCAGGTGCTGCTGATGGACGAGCCCTGCTCCGCGCTCGACCCGATCTCCACGCTCGCCGTCGAGGATCTGATCAACGAGCTGAAAAGCGACTACACCATCGTGATCGTGACCCACAACATGCAGCAGGCCGCCCGCATCGCCGACTACACGGCGTTCTTCAATCTGAAGGCCGTGGGCCAGCCGGGCCATCTGGAGTATTTCGCGGATACCACCACGATGTTCAACAATCCGCAAAACGCCGAAGCCGAACGGTATATCTCTGGACGTTTCGGCTGA
- a CDS encoding NCS2 family permease, whose amino-acid sequence MEKFFHLKESGTTIPTEILAGLTTFFAMAYIFVVNPQMLSQTGMPWGGVFLATIIAAIIGTLVMGLFANVPYAQAAGMGLNAFFTYTVSIGLGFSWQETLCMVFICGIVNIVITATKIRKRLIMAIPVALQHAIGGGIGLFMAYVGILNVDLITFTPDAATTAPVGATPGLASFDTPVLWVFLIGLVLAIVFTVLEVKGGMLLAIVIATIVGIPFGVTTWSDSQPLGQTFSELPVVFGAIFSPEGFPSLFSDPTKLPLVLVTVFAFSMSDVFDTIGSFIGTGRRSGIFSADDEKALSDGRGFSSKMDKALFADAIATSVGAICGTSNTTTFVESSAGIAVGGRTGLTSVVVSICFALTAFFAPVIAAVPSAATAGVLIIVGCMMASSLKAIDWGDISEAIPAFFATAFMAFSYSISYGIAGGFITYCIVMICKKRAGQVHPIIWVVSALFILDIVTMAVL is encoded by the coding sequence ATGGAGAAGTTCTTCCATCTCAAGGAGAGCGGGACCACCATCCCGACCGAGATTCTTGCCGGTCTGACCACATTCTTCGCGATGGCCTACATCTTCGTCGTCAACCCGCAGATGCTGTCGCAGACGGGCATGCCGTGGGGCGGAGTGTTCCTCGCCACCATCATCGCGGCCATCATCGGCACCCTCGTGATGGGCCTGTTCGCCAACGTGCCCTACGCGCAGGCCGCCGGCATGGGACTCAACGCGTTCTTCACCTACACCGTCAGCATCGGCCTTGGATTCTCATGGCAGGAGACGCTGTGCATGGTGTTCATCTGCGGCATCGTCAATATCGTCATCACCGCCACCAAAATCCGCAAAAGGCTGATCATGGCCATCCCTGTGGCGCTGCAGCACGCCATCGGCGGCGGCATCGGCCTGTTCATGGCCTACGTCGGTATCCTCAACGTCGATCTCATCACCTTCACGCCCGATGCGGCGACCACCGCGCCCGTCGGCGCCACCCCGGGGCTGGCGAGCTTCGACACGCCCGTGCTGTGGGTGTTCCTGATCGGCCTCGTGCTGGCGATCGTCTTCACCGTGCTTGAGGTCAAGGGCGGCATGCTGCTCGCCATCGTCATCGCCACCATCGTCGGCATCCCGTTCGGCGTGACCACATGGTCCGATTCGCAGCCACTGGGCCAGACCTTTTCCGAACTGCCGGTGGTGTTCGGCGCGATATTCTCTCCCGAAGGATTCCCCTCGCTGTTCTCCGACCCGACCAAACTTCCGCTGGTGCTGGTGACGGTGTTCGCCTTCTCCATGTCCGACGTGTTCGACACGATCGGCTCGTTCATCGGCACCGGACGCCGCTCCGGCATCTTCTCCGCCGACGACGAGAAGGCCCTTTCGGACGGCCGGGGATTCTCGTCCAAGATGGACAAGGCGCTGTTCGCCGACGCCATCGCCACGTCGGTCGGTGCGATCTGCGGCACCTCGAACACCACCACCTTCGTGGAGTCCTCCGCGGGCATCGCGGTGGGCGGACGCACCGGCCTGACCTCCGTGGTCGTATCGATCTGCTTCGCCCTGACCGCGTTCTTCGCGCCCGTCATCGCCGCGGTCCCCTCCGCCGCCACCGCGGGCGTGCTGATCATCGTCGGATGCATGATGGCATCGTCGTTGAAGGCCATCGACTGGGGCGATATCTCCGAGGCGATTCCGGCGTTCTTCGCCACCGCGTTCATGGCCTTCTCGTATTCCATTTCCTACGGCATCGCCGGCGGCTTCATCACCTATTGCATTGTGATGATCTGCAAGAAGCGGGCCGGTCAGGTCCATCCGATCATCTGGGTCGTGTCCGCGCTGTTCATTCTGGACATCGTGACGATGGCCGTGCTGTGA
- a CDS encoding aldo/keto reductase, producing the protein MFSSLSWVVRSRGPRRELRLAPPASPEGRGRPEQRRLYRAAGKSRRAVGPFVGNPHFAELNAALDAKAAKAAKYGVGANAIAAAWVLRHPANIQIVLGSMSPSRLNEMLDGADVTLERQDWWDLYVAAGNLIP; encoded by the coding sequence ATGTTCTCTTCTCTTTCCTGGGTTGTGCGGAGCCGCGGGCCCCGGCGAGAATTGCGACTCGCCCCGCCGGCATCGCCGGAAGGGCGCGGCCGGCCAGAACAGAGGCGATTATATCGTGCGGCGGGTAAGTCGCGCCGGGCGGTCGGGCCGTTCGTCGGCAACCCGCATTTCGCCGAACTCAATGCCGCGTTGGACGCCAAGGCCGCCAAGGCCGCCAAGTACGGGGTGGGCGCCAACGCCATCGCCGCCGCTTGGGTGCTGCGCCATCCCGCGAACATCCAGATCGTGCTCGGTTCGATGAGTCCGAGCCGCCTGAACGAGATGCTCGACGGTGCCGACGTCACGCTCGAGCGTCAGGATTGGTGGGATCTCTACGTCGCCGCCGGCAACCTCATCCCGTAG
- a CDS encoding ATP-binding protein, whose translation MNAKYRVLRPAYLRQLEPYIDTEQVKVLQGVRRCGKSTILDMLRTSLLERGIPQRNIIHRRFDEFGLPQHITAQHLTEDLTAAFAGSDPGVSRYVFLDEIQEVEDWETVVRGLHTTQGIDVYITGSNAHFLSSDLATLLAGRTIAFDIYPLSFAEYREFTAQRDPSQTRSNDELFADYLRFGGMPSLFSLRSMDEDGITRELSSIYNTVILKDVAERLGIRDIALLNRLVAYLFSTSGNLFSTRKVVGALASSGRRTTSETVESYIEALRQAYILHEAPQFGLQGKQTLNPLRKFYAVDTGLRNMSTGFSTNDLGFQLENVVYNELLRRGWRVSVGTLRSGKEIDFIATKLDEREYIQVTETILDETTRKRELAAFQELHDAFPKTLLTLDRYRTGITEDGIRIINVVDWLLDK comes from the coding sequence ATGAATGCCAAATACCGCGTTCTCCGCCCCGCCTATCTCCGACAGCTGGAGCCCTACATCGACACCGAACAGGTGAAAGTCCTGCAGGGTGTTCGGCGCTGCGGCAAATCGACGATTCTCGACATGCTGCGTACCTCCTTGCTGGAACGTGGCATACCCCAGCGCAATATCATCCATCGTCGATTCGACGAATTCGGCCTTCCCCAGCACATCACAGCGCAACATCTCACCGAAGACCTCACAGCCGCATTCGCCGGCAGCGACCCGGGTGTCAGCCGCTATGTGTTCCTGGATGAAATCCAGGAAGTCGAAGATTGGGAAACCGTGGTGCGCGGCCTGCACACGACCCAAGGCATCGACGTATATATCACCGGATCGAACGCCCATTTTCTTTCCAGTGATCTGGCCACCCTGCTCGCCGGGCGCACCATCGCATTCGACATCTACCCACTGTCATTCGCCGAATACCGAGAATTCACCGCGCAACGCGACCCCAGCCAGACGCGCTCCAACGATGAGCTGTTCGCCGATTACCTTCGATTCGGCGGTATGCCCAGCCTGTTTTCGCTACGCTCCATGGACGAGGACGGCATCACGAGAGAACTCAGCTCGATCTATAACACCGTCATTCTCAAGGACGTGGCGGAACGATTGGGAATACGTGATATCGCTCTGTTGAACAGACTGGTCGCCTATCTGTTCTCCACCTCGGGCAACCTGTTCTCCACCCGCAAAGTCGTCGGAGCGCTGGCCAGTTCCGGACGACGCACCACCTCGGAAACGGTCGAAAGCTACATCGAAGCGCTACGGCAGGCGTACATCCTGCACGAGGCGCCGCAATTCGGGCTGCAGGGCAAGCAGACCCTCAATCCCTTAAGGAAGTTCTACGCCGTGGACACCGGTCTGCGCAACATGTCGACGGGGTTTTCCACCAACGATTTGGGGTTTCAGCTGGAAAACGTGGTGTACAACGAACTGCTGCGCCGCGGATGGCGCGTTTCGGTCGGCACGCTGCGCTCAGGCAAGGAGATCGACTTCATCGCCACCAAACTCGACGAGCGCGAATACATCCAAGTCACCGAAACCATACTCGATGAGACCACCCGCAAGAGAGAACTCGCCGCGTTCCAGGAATTGCACGATGCCTTCCCGAAAACCCTGCTCACTTTGGATCGATACCGGACCGGCATCACCGAGGACGGCATTCGCATCATCAACGTGGTGGATTGGTTGTTGGACAAGTAG
- a CDS encoding addiction module antidote protein: MMTDTAFSTWHIKDDIRSDEDAIGYLNAALEERDSASLQDMLDVVARARGMTGVARTSGLGREPLYKALRPDSKPSFDTIMRVADALGAQLYSFPQKHQHGSGA, translated from the coding sequence ATGATGACGGACACCGCATTTTCCACTTGGCATATCAAAGATGACATCCGATCCGACGAGGATGCCATCGGATATCTCAACGCAGCGCTTGAAGAGCGCGACTCGGCCTCGCTGCAGGATATGCTCGACGTGGTCGCGCGCGCCCGGGGGATGACGGGCGTCGCCCGGACGTCCGGATTGGGCCGCGAACCGCTGTACAAGGCGCTACGCCCCGATTCCAAACCTTCGTTCGACACCATCATGCGCGTGGCCGACGCCTTGGGAGCGCAGCTGTACTCCTTCCCCCAAAAACATCAACATGGAAGCGGTGCATAA